From a single bacterium genomic region:
- a CDS encoding DUF3788 family protein: MMDKPLLDDKNQHPTEAIIFPLIGRSKAGWRVLFDHLGDAHPDFESTWRFYKDGGRWLLKTTRKSKTIFWLSVMPKHFVVTFYFGDKAEPAILESALSDPLKDAFRNGKRYGKVRGLSIEVRKKSDVADILTLIGIRLRVR; the protein is encoded by the coding sequence ATGATGGACAAACCCCTTCTGGACGACAAGAACCAGCACCCCACCGAAGCGATCATCTTCCCCCTGATCGGCCGGTCCAAGGCCGGCTGGCGGGTGCTCTTCGACCATCTCGGCGACGCGCATCCGGACTTCGAGAGCACGTGGAGGTTCTACAAGGACGGCGGGCGCTGGCTGCTGAAGACGACCCGCAAATCGAAGACGATCTTCTGGCTGTCGGTGATGCCCAAGCACTTCGTCGTCACCTTCTACTTCGGGGACAAGGCCGAGCCGGCCATCCTCGAGAGCGCCCTCTCCGACCCGCTGAAGGACGCCTTTCGCAACGGCAAGCGCTACGGCAAAGTGCGCGGGCTCAGCATCGAGGTCCGGAAGAAGAGCGACGTCGCCGACATCCTGACGCTGATCGGGATCAGGCTGCGCGTCAGATGA